In Phyllobacterium sp. T1293, the genomic window GAATTTGGGCCCGGTGGATTGAAGGCGATGCGGGCGGAACGATTGCCTTGGCCGGGCCATTTGAATGATTTGGTCTGGACTGGTCCGTGATCATAATTGATCGCTTCCCCGTTGATATCGAGCGCTACAGAGGTCGAATTGCTGTCGAGATCATTGGGTGTGATATCAAGATCAAGGCTAAGGTCGTTGCCGCCTTTTGAGAAAAAAGCCGTCTGAATGGTTTGGGCATTCTCAAACTGCACAAGGGCGTCGCTCGCAATCGCTTCAGCACCATTCATACCGACCAGACGCCACGGTGTTTGCGAAACATCGACAAATGGCTTGAGCTGAAACTGGAAGAACGTTGCAAAATCACCAGACGGGCTAAACATCCGGATAAAGTCATTGATGGCAACGTCATTATTGGCATTCGGGTCGAATGGATACCGTCCTGCAATGGCGAGCTTGCAGAAGCGTCCGCTGTTGCTTTGCCACAAATCAGAAATGGACCGTCGTGCTCCCGTTGCAGACAACCGGGCGATGTCGGTGGCAAGACGTCCGATCCAACGGCTGACCGGCTCGGGCAAACGTTGTGCCTGTGTCACCAGCATCTGGTTGGCTGACACCAGCTTGCTTTCGACACCAAAAATCGTGTTGACCTCACCCGCATTGGTGGCAGCGCGGCTAAGTTGCAGCGACAATTCCTCAAGAACGGGCGAAAGATCAGTAAACTGGGACTTCTGCCCTTCCGGAGGCTGCAGGGATTTGCGCAGCGCGGCATAAGGGTCAAGCATTGTGGTCTCAAAGCCATCAGTCAAAGCCTGCATGGATTGAACGCGCTCTGCATTCGCCTTCGCCAGTTCCTCGGCTGCCTTGCGTTGCGCCTCGTCCACTTCGCCTTCCTTTGGGGTGGGTTTGGCGGCCGCCGCTGGCGCGGAGAACTGCTGGGGGTCCAGATTGGTAGCCTCGGCAACGGCAGTTGCAAAGGTCCGCAGTGGATTATCAGCCGACGCCAGGATTCGGACAATGTCGGCAGCCTGAATGAGATCAGGAGCTGGACGTATGCCCATGTCATTCAGCAGCGCGGCCCATCGTTGGCGATTGGCATTGAAGTATATGCGTAGAACATCGGTCTTCAGATTATCGCTGGATTCCGCCTGCGCCTTGTCTTCACCGATGACCCAGCCCTCCTGTGCAAACTGTTCCGACATGTGGGCCAGGCGAGGCAGGAAATAGTTGAAATAGCCGTCCCGGGTGAAAACTCCCGGTATGCCTTGGCGAAGGTCTGTACCGCTCTCGCGGGCAAACAGGAGTTCCGCACCCGAGCCCGCTTTGTCTATAGGTCGCCACTCCGGTAATGCCATGGCATCCGGAGAGGTGAGCAGCAGTTCGAAGAGTTGCTGCGAGCGCGGAATGGCATTGATTTTTGCGCGTGCCTTCTTGATGAGATTGTCGTCAAGGCTCACCGTAATCAATGGCCGGGACAGGAGCGCACGGCTGTGTGCAAGCAGGCTTTCCCGTGCCTGCGCGCGCCCCGCTCCGGGCAAGGAAGCATCGAAGTTTGCCTTTAAGGTTTGCGCGGCAAACTGCTCGTCCAGCGGTCCGAGACCACCAAGCATCGCATAGAGCTTAAGCGTATCATAAAGCTGTCCGGTCGTGATCTGGGGATCATTCATCCGGTTCTGCAGGTGGACAAGCAGGCGAGGGAGAAGAAAACCGTTCAGCGCCCGGGCATAGGTCGCCTGCATGCTTTCACTCAGCTTGGCTTCCTGATCCGTGCCGAAGTGATACCAGCGGCTTTTACCGGCAATGTCGTCGGTAATGGCACTGCGCAATGTATTGAGCGGCGAGAGTATCCGGTTCAGATCATCGGTTGTGATGTCCTCGATGGCAATCGAGGTGGCTTCACGGTTATAGGAGGCGATACGTTCATTGACCGCGCTCATCGTGCTCTGATTGGTGAAATAGGCATGGGACCAGCCTGCAAAAAGCCCACCGGCAATGATCAATGGCACAAGATAGAATATGGTGGACATGATGCGCTTGCGGCGCTGCACCTTGATATCGGTGGTAACGAGATTGGCTTCGCCAAACACCACTTCATTGAACAATCGCGACAGGAAGAATGCCTTTTGCGAGACTGTGCCAGTCGTGTTGGGTTCCTGCAAAAACGAGAAACGTTCGGATGTCGAACGCCCGACCTTGTCATAGACAGCGCCGGTCTGTGTGGCCGAGACGAAATAGACGCCGCGCAGAAGTGGCGCGCTGACCAGTTTCGAACTTGCGGTAAGCTCGCCGATCTGCTCGACGAGAACGCTCTTGATTGACGCAAATTGTGCGGGGAATCTGAACACGCTGCTGCGTCGGAGATCATCAGGTTCCTGCTGCATGCGCTCGAGGAGTATGCGGTGCATGCGTTCAAGAAGAAGATCGACCTCGCCGGAAAAAGCTTCGGCAATCTTGCCCTTTGACTGGCTGACACCGAGAGGGAACGTAACACCAAGAACCTGTTCACGATCGAACTTGTTGAAGTTGTCGAAAAATTCGCCGAAACCGGCAAGCATATCCACCTTGGTGAAGATCAGATAGACGGGCAGCCTCACCTTCAGATTGTCTTCCAGATCACGCAGGCGCTGCTTGATGATTCTGATTTCCTTGAAGCGGGCCTGAGCGCTCTGGGTCAGTATGTCTTCCATACTGATAGTCACCAGCACGCCATTGATCGGCTTCAAAGGTCGGTGCCGTTTGAGCAGGCCAAGGAAACTCTGCCACGCGGTGCTGTCGACAGTAACGTCACTGTCCTGCGTCGTGTAGCGGCCCGCCGTGTCGATCAAAACGGCTTCATCGGTAAACCACCAGTCGCAACTGCGGGTACCGCCGACGCCACGAATGCTGTGTTCGTCCATCTCTTCAGCGAAGGGGAACGACAGTCCTGAATTGACGAGAGCAGTTGTCTTTCCGGAGCCAGGCGCGCCGATGATCATATACCAGGGAAAATCATAGATATAGCCGAATCGCTTTTTGCTAATCGACTTCAAGCGCAGGAGCGCGTCCTTCAGGCGCTGCCTGAGAAGTGCAACTTCTTCCTTTGCCTCTGTTTCGGAGTCGGTGCCATCCTCGGCCACCGCATCGATCATTGCAGCTTCGGCACGGCGGCGGCGGACCGCCGAAACAATTGCATAGATCAGCCAGACAAGAACAACCACACCAATTGCGATGATGCGGTTGTACTGCGACTCAAGCGGACGCCATTTGCCAAAGGCGATGCTGTCGCCATAGAACCAGATCATCACGGCGATAGCGACGACCCAGATCAATGACCAGAACCGGCCGCCCTTCAGGAAGCCCAGATAGCTCTCAATGTAGGAGCGGATCGTATAGATCCAGTTGAGGATATTCACTGTTGATTGCCTGCGCCGGTTGTCGTGTCTTTTTCAGACCGCGGATTTGCGGTGACTATAATCTCTGTTCGCCTGTTCGCGGTCTGGCCCTCTTCCGTGTCGTTGGTGTCTATGGGTTCGGATTCGCCGCGCCCCTCGAAACGAATCTGGTTATCAGGCACGTAATTGCCGATAATGGTGGCTACCGATTGGGCACGAGCCCGGGAGAGATCATAGTTCGATGGAAAGCGTACCCCGCGGATCGGACGATTGTCGGTATGACCTACAACAAGCGCAGAGAATTTTTCGTCAGCGATGGCGCGGCCAATCCGATCAATCAGGCCCTGGAATTGCGGGTTGACGTCCGCGCTTGCCGACGCGAAGAAACCGGTGTTGCGGAACCGCACAAGCACGCGATTTCCGTCTCGCGCTGTGGTTAACAGGCCGCGATCCACTTCCGGCTGGAGGAACGTGAGGAAGTCGCGCAGCCTGTCCACCTGTTCGACCGGTTGCGGTGCGGGTTGCTCAACCTTGATTGATGGATTGCCTTGCGGCGGAGCGGCGGCCATCGCAATCATAATGCCGTCCGACTCCGTATTGAGAAGGCGCAGGATGCCCACATAGCCGAAGGCGCAAAGAAGAACGAGCATTCCCAGCAATGCCGGATAAAGGTTCTTGAACCGCGCCTTGGAGAAACGCGCATTGATACCACGCCAATGCGGCGACACTTCCCGTTCAATGTCACCCATGGATGACTGGAGCGTACGATAGAGACTATCCCTTATCTGCGAGAGTTCGAGAGCGCCGCGGGCACTGACGCGCAGCCTGCCTTTGAAACCAAGAGATAGGCAAAGATAGAGCAACAGCAGGATATCGCGGTTGCGACCCGGGTCCTTGTGAAAATGCTCAAGCAGCTCGAAAAAGCGCTCACCGCCCTGAACGTCGCGGTGAAATGTCGAGACAATACTGTTGCTCGCCCAATTGCTGGCGCCGCCCCAGCGTGTGCTCAGAACGACGTCATCAATGGTCGCGCAGAGAGCGTAGTGCGCCACGCGGGCATGTTGTGTGTCCACATTGGCATTTGCGACCTTACGCTCGTAAGCCCGCATTTCGTCGATCACGGCCGTGCGAAGCTGTTCGGCATCGGGCTCTGCATGAAGTCCGCGAAGGTGGTAAAGCAAGTTGAGTTGCGGGCGAGCGGCGGCGACAAGAAATGGCAACCCTTTCGGGCTGGTATCAATTGTATCGACGCCGCCTTCACGCAGTGCTGACTGGAGTGTCGTTGTTTCGTTGCCGTCAGCATCGCTAGAGCCAGCCTGCGCCGCGCGTCCACGCTCACCGCCCGGCTTGGGTTTGATGATCGTTGGCTCACTGCGCCAGAATTTATCGTCGCTCATGGCATCACGACTTTATTGCCCAGAGTTCAAATTCAATGGCCGGAAAATCACCGGCAAGATGCATGGCGATAGCGCCCGACGTGCTGAGTTGCTTCCACAAGGCGCCATCACGGTCGAGTTCGAAATAGCTTGTTCCGGGACGATAAGGCAATTGACGCGGTGCAACCGGCAGCGGGCGAACCGCTATACCCGGCAGGGCGACATTGACGAGTTCTGCGATCCGTTCAACCGGGCCGACCTTGATCTGCCGGGGCAGGGTGCTGCGCAGAGCCTCCGATGGCATGTCACAACGCACCGCCAATACGAAGCCGCTACCAACCAGAAGACTGCGATCGGTGATCGTACCGACCCGCACGCCATGCTTACGCTCGTCGAGAGGAATTTCGATTGCAGACCGTTCCAGAACAGAGGAAAGCGATTCACGTAGATCAAACAAAACCGGATCAAATGAACCGTGCAGGTCGAGATGGCGGTATCCCGGAAACACCGATCCGCGACGCCGCTCTTTGGTGAATGTTGAAAGCTCACCTGCAAGCTGTGCGCACAGCACATAGAGTGTTTCGGGATGCAGGGAACTCAAATTCTCGCGATGGTGGCGAAAGACTGCCTCGTTTCGGTTAAGCACCTGAAGAAACTGGAAATCCGAGACTTCAGCGGTCCCGCGGATTGATGGATCGCCCATGCGGTCGGCGATTGCTTCCGCCCTGTGGGACATAATGCCCAGAAGCTCGGTAACGATATTCTCAAGCTGAAGCTGCGCTGCGCAATTGATCGATGGTGCGATAAAGGTGTCGTCAAGCACAACCGATTGATCCTGCCGGACCTCGACGATCCGCGCGACAGCGATACGGTCGTATCCAGCCAGTTCTTCATCGGACAAAAGAAAACTCAAACGAAAACGACCGACGTCCAGAAGCGCCGCAATGGAGCTGCCCTCATTGGTGTCCTGCACCTCATATTTCTGGCGCGCATAACGGACACTGCGTCCGGGGGCGGTTTCACCGCCAATTTCAGCAAGCCCCGGTTGCTGCATCGGCAGGCAAAGATAGACGAAAACATTCTTCGTGCCTTCCTCCAGTCTCAATGCCGGGGAAGGTCTACGGGGCCGGGCGCTTCGAACACGCTTCCATCGGGCATGACGCCGCGCACGCTCGACAGCGCGAACATTCCATTGCCGAGAAGCTGCTCATTGATCGTGATGCGCGAAATACCCCAGGGGAATTTGACGAGTTCACGAACGACCGATTTGACAAGCCTTTCAGTCCAGCGGTCCTGCTGTTGAAAATGCTGTACCCGAAGGAACATGCCTTCCGACCAGACGACGCGATTGTCATGTTCCATCGATAAACACCGTACTGGTTAATGGCCTGCGGACGCGCTGACGGAGAGCTTGCCAACCGAAACAGTCAGTCGGCTGGAGCCGGAAATCGGCGTCAGCGCACGCCAGCGCGCGTTCTCGATATCACGGAACCCGGCAATTACCCCAACATATGCACCCTCAGTGCCCGGATTGACAGTCAGTTCCGTCGACTGTCCCGGCCGTACCGAGACCGTCTTGCGTTCAACCAGATCATCTCCAAGTGCGCTGCCGCCCTTCAGCTGGAAGTAATCCATGGATTGAAAGCGTCCGGGTGATTTCAAAACGAAAATCTCAACGGCTGTCGGAGTAGGCGATCCCGACGGAGAAGGATTTGCGGTTGCGCTGGCCGAGACGGTCGTCGAAATGGGGTCCTGATATTTGGGCCCACTTGCTTCGGGGGTAGATGTGCAGGCTGCCAGAAATAGGCCCATCCCTATGGTTGCTGCCTGAAAAACACGGCGTTGAAACATCGAGTGACTACGGAAATTTACGAGTGCCTCAAGCGCTTCAAAACGCATACTAATCTCCCAATGCTCTATAGTTGGACATTTGCCCAATCCAAGGTTGTGAACCTGCTGTAACTTGCAGATAACACAGCATCACGTCAACGTAATCTTGATCGTGAAGATTCACGGTTGGGGAAAGAACTTACGCAGAAGTTTCATCAAGGCTGGCTTTGGCTTGCCTGACTGCAGGCCCTCAAAAAGAGTGGAAGACGCCACAAATTCGTCCCAGAGCGCGGCCTTGCGCAGTGCTGGAATGGCTTTTGCCTTGGCTTTGGTGGAAAGCGCCGCGGGATCGATGGCCTGTTGTACCTCGCCAATAAAGTCGAGAACAGCAGCGGAAAGGGCGGTCTGATAATTGATGATCGATTGGAAATCCCGCTCGATGAGCTTCATATCGGCGGGCTCCGCTTCACCGATAAACTCGATAATGCCGTCCATCAACTGATCATTCTTTTGTCCAGCCAATGAGAAAATCCATGGCGTTTCCCCGACGATGCCTTCCAGCTCCAGACGTGCAGCCGAGGCGTTTTTCCCCACATGCATCTCATAAAGCTCAACAAACGCAATCTTAAGCGCTGCACCAGCTTTTCTCATGAGCTGCTCATGGTCGATATCCGGCAAGGAGGTTGTGTCGAGCCCGGCACCTTCAAGAAACGCGGTCACAAGTCTGGAATCGGAATAGGGTATCGGTTGTGGTTCGATTTGAACCGCATAAACCGGCTTCTCCACAGGAGCGGGCACGAATTGTTGCTGAGGCGCAGTATACGAAGCCGTAGGCGTTACGGGTGAGGCGGAAAGAGGCTCCTCATCATCACTGTCCCAGTTATCGGGAAGGATCGGGCGAACAACCGGCAGATCAAACAGCGAATTGGCCGTTGGCGTCTGTTCGATTCGATCCGCGAGTGCGGATGGACGGCTGGTACGATATGGTTTGACAATGTCGACTTCGGTAACGGGAGGGCCATCCCATCCTATATCGACCGCGCCAAGCGCTTCGCGCGATGTTGGTTTTGCTGGACCATCAAAAAGTTCGTCGTGACTTTCGCCGGGGAGTTTACTCGTGGCACTAACGCCGCCGGGCGCAATATCAGACAGGATAGACGTCAGGCTCGGCCCGGATAGAAGATCCGCGCTGTTGGTCTGTTGTTGGGTCCGAACCGCCCCGGCCTTCTGGATTGCTATGCGAAAACGATAATCGGCGATTTCAATGGTGTCGCCATCCGAAAGCCGCTGTCCGTACTGGCGATCGACAGCAATACCGCCAACACTGACTCCGTTGGTGCTTTTATCGATCAGAAAAACGCCATCGTCGCGCTGCTCCAGCGTACAATGATGTTTGGAGACGACGCGGCGGCTGTCCTTGATTACCCAGCTGCAATTTTCGCCCCGACCGATGGTAAATCGCGCATCCTGAACCACCATTGAACCGCTGAATGACGTATCGTTGGGATTGCTCAGGGCTTGAAGTTCAATTCGCATGGTTTATTCCTGCAGGTAGCCATCACAGTATTCGCTCTATTTGCCCGATCACTAGCAAATATTGAAGCCTTGCAATTTTAGTTTCCAACACAACATAGTTGCAAGTATAGCAGGAAATAGGCTATTTTTGCGTATCCAGAACGATCTGCAAGTGATCAGATCAGCAACCGGAGTAAGCTGGACAAAGCCCGTCCGGTCAAGCCCAATGAGCTGAAGAGATAGTCGATTGACGCCTTATGCGCCAACCCCACGCAGTTTTTTTCCGCACGCTTTGCGTGTGGTTTTGGCTTGCCTTGCGTTTCTTTTCGTTACGCAGATTGCGCGCGCAGAGATAATCGCGGTTAGCGGGCACAAGCGCATTGCGCTGGTTGTCGGTAATACAAACTATCAATATGTCGAGAAACTGGTCAATCCGGCCAATGATTCTCAGGCAATCTCGGCCGCATTGCGCGATGAGGGGTTTGATGTTTTTCCCGCAAACGACACGACGCGCGATGAATTTGACCGGATATTCAATGAATTCAAGACGCAGGCCGAAACGGCGGATGTCGCGCTTGTGTATTTCTCCGGGCACGGGTTCCAATTGAATGGCGTCAACTATCTGGTGCCCGTTGATGCACGTCTGAATGACAGATCCCGGATTTTAGATGAAACAATCAGCTTGGACAAAGTGATTGGTGAAATCCAGCAGCGCACGCGCCAGACGCTTGTTTTCCTTGATGCATGCCGCAACAATCCTCTTCCCGATGGTGGATCGGTGAATGCCGGTCTGGCTCAGGTTACAGCGGGCGCAGGTGTGTATGTGGCTTTTGCCACCCAGCCCGGCAACATCAGTTACGATGGCAAAAGTTCATACAGCCCTTTCACCAAGGCTCTGGTTGATCACATCAAGACACCCGGCCTCAGCATTTCCGATCTTATGATCAAAGTTCGAAATGATGTGAAGGTGGCCACGCTTGATAAACAAATTCCTTGGGAACAGTCTTCGCTGCAGCAGCAGTTCTATTTTTCGGAGCCGTCAGGCGGCGTCAAAGGTGAAGGTCAGCAGCAGGTCGCAGCACTGGATCAGTCAGGCTCGCAGACTGATCAGGGATTGACACGCCGGACCGATTTGGGAGATGCGACACGGGGCCCTGCAGCTAATCTCGCACCTGATCCCGGATATCCGTCCGCTATCAATCCGCAGACCGGTATGAATCCCATCATTATTATGCCGGAGGCACCCGTTGAAATCTTCGGTCAGGAAGATTTCGTTTTTACGCTTCAGAACGAATTGCAACGGGTAGGCTGCTACACGTCTGATCCTGATGGCGTGTGGGGCGGAAGCTCGCGCGAAGCAGCGCAGCGCTATTGGGCAACCAAAAAGATGAAGACAACCGATACGGGCCCTACTCAGATTCTCTATGAAAACGTGAAGCGCGAACCGTCGGCCGTCTGTGTCTACGAGCCGCCGCGTCAGGCCGTTGCTCCGACAAAACCGGGCCCGAGGGTTCCGGTCAAACCACGCGCACCTCGTGTCGTGGCGGATTCTGATCCGGAGCCGCAGCGCGTTTTTAAACCCGTCGAACCTGCCGCTCCTCCTAAGAAAAGCCTGCGTGGAAGTCTTATTGGTGGTGTCTATCGCTGATGTTTGAACTCGACATCAAAGATCGGGGAGCCCGGCCCGCATATCGGGTATCCTGTTCTGTTTGTTGTTGATCCATGCGTGGAGAAGAACTCCATACGCTAAGTCAGGATTTCAAGCGCGCCAAGAAACTGGCGCGGCAGCGTCGCAACAGGCGCCGCATATGGCAAGGGCTTGCTCTTGTCGCTTTCGCCGGGATGGCCATTGGAGCGTTTCTTTACCTGCCAAAGTTTCTTGGTATGCCCGATGACCTGACAAACGAGACTTTGGTTATCCCCGAAGGTGAAGTTCAGCAGCCCGGCAAGGATGGCGAGTTTGAATTGTCGGCGACAGATGATCGGCGTGATGCGCTTCTGCTTCAGTCTGTGAACAATGAAAAACCAAGGCCACATAAAAGCGAAATACGCTTTCAGAAGAACAATAGCGGTTCTGAAATCGACGGTTCGGTCTATTTTGTATCGGACACAATGCTGTCGAGTTCCGTAAGACTGATGACGGCGCTACCCGCCACCCCGCAGGATTTTGCTCTTATGCAATCCGCGCCCGAGATATCGACGACACCGCCAGTCGTGCCGCAAGCTCCCGGACAACCAGTACCTTCAAGCGATACCGCGTCATCGGATGCCGGGTGGGAGGGCGGCGTATCACCCAGTGAGACAGCCCAGATTAGTGCTTCATCGCCGGGCAGTTCCAACAGCGTCGACATTATCAGTGAGAAGAAGCGCCCACCGCAGAATCAGCAGTTCGTAATCAAGGTCCTTGCGGAACGCAATGTGAAGGACGTTCTTGCGGATGGGCACACAACGCAGGCCGAAACAGC contains:
- the tssM gene encoding type VI secretion system membrane subunit TssM — translated: MNILNWIYTIRSYIESYLGFLKGGRFWSLIWVVAIAVMIWFYGDSIAFGKWRPLESQYNRIIAIGVVVLVWLIYAIVSAVRRRRAEAAMIDAVAEDGTDSETEAKEEVALLRQRLKDALLRLKSISKKRFGYIYDFPWYMIIGAPGSGKTTALVNSGLSFPFAEEMDEHSIRGVGGTRSCDWWFTDEAVLIDTAGRYTTQDSDVTVDSTAWQSFLGLLKRHRPLKPINGVLVTISMEDILTQSAQARFKEIRIIKQRLRDLEDNLKVRLPVYLIFTKVDMLAGFGEFFDNFNKFDREQVLGVTFPLGVSQSKGKIAEAFSGEVDLLLERMHRILLERMQQEPDDLRRSSVFRFPAQFASIKSVLVEQIGELTASSKLVSAPLLRGVYFVSATQTGAVYDKVGRSTSERFSFLQEPNTTGTVSQKAFFLSRLFNEVVFGEANLVTTDIKVQRRKRIMSTIFYLVPLIIAGGLFAGWSHAYFTNQSTMSAVNERIASYNREATSIAIEDITTDDLNRILSPLNTLRSAITDDIAGKSRWYHFGTDQEAKLSESMQATYARALNGFLLPRLLVHLQNRMNDPQITTGQLYDTLKLYAMLGGLGPLDEQFAAQTLKANFDASLPGAGRAQARESLLAHSRALLSRPLITVSLDDNLIKKARAKINAIPRSQQLFELLLTSPDAMALPEWRPIDKAGSGAELLFARESGTDLRQGIPGVFTRDGYFNYFLPRLAHMSEQFAQEGWVIGEDKAQAESSDNLKTDVLRIYFNANRQRWAALLNDMGIRPAPDLIQAADIVRILASADNPLRTFATAVAEATNLDPQQFSAPAAAAKPTPKEGEVDEAQRKAAEELAKANAERVQSMQALTDGFETTMLDPYAALRKSLQPPEGQKSQFTDLSPVLEELSLQLSRAATNAGEVNTIFGVESKLVSANQMLVTQAQRLPEPVSRWIGRLATDIARLSATGARRSISDLWQSNSGRFCKLAIAGRYPFDPNANNDVAINDFIRMFSPSGDFATFFQFQLKPFVDVSQTPWRLVGMNGAEAIASDALVQFENAQTIQTAFFSKGGNDLSLDLDITPNDLDSNSTSVALDINGEAINYDHGPVQTKSFKWPGQGNRSARIAFNPPGPNSSVSKTGPWAMFRLFDLAQKKVSSEDQFTASFRMGSRTASFDVRVGSVLNPFALKALRSFRCPEGL
- the tssJ gene encoding type VI secretion system lipoprotein TssJ, which codes for MRFEALEALVNFRSHSMFQRRVFQAATIGMGLFLAACTSTPEASGPKYQDPISTTVSASATANPSPSGSPTPTAVEIFVLKSPGRFQSMDYFQLKGGSALGDDLVERKTVSVRPGQSTELTVNPGTEGAYVGVIAGFRDIENARWRALTPISGSSRLTVSVGKLSVSASAGH
- a CDS encoding caspase family protein, translating into MTPYAPTPRSFFPHALRVVLACLAFLFVTQIARAEIIAVSGHKRIALVVGNTNYQYVEKLVNPANDSQAISAALRDEGFDVFPANDTTRDEFDRIFNEFKTQAETADVALVYFSGHGFQLNGVNYLVPVDARLNDRSRILDETISLDKVIGEIQQRTRQTLVFLDACRNNPLPDGGSVNAGLAQVTAGAGVYVAFATQPGNISYDGKSSYSPFTKALVDHIKTPGLSISDLMIKVRNDVKVATLDKQIPWEQSSLQQQFYFSEPSGGVKGEGQQQVAALDQSGSQTDQGLTRRTDLGDATRGPAANLAPDPGYPSAINPQTGMNPIIIMPEAPVEIFGQEDFVFTLQNELQRVGCYTSDPDGVWGGSSREAAQRYWATKKMKTTDTGPTQILYENVKREPSAVCVYEPPRQAVAPTKPGPRVPVKPRAPRVVADSDPEPQRVFKPVEPAAPPKKSLRGSLIGGVYR
- a CDS encoding type VI secretion system-associated FHA domain protein, encoding MRIELQALSNPNDTSFSGSMVVQDARFTIGRGENCSWVIKDSRRVVSKHHCTLEQRDDGVFLIDKSTNGVSVGGIAVDRQYGQRLSDGDTIEIADYRFRIAIQKAGAVRTQQQTNSADLLSGPSLTSILSDIAPGGVSATSKLPGESHDELFDGPAKPTSREALGAVDIGWDGPPVTEVDIVKPYRTSRPSALADRIEQTPTANSLFDLPVVRPILPDNWDSDDEEPLSASPVTPTASYTAPQQQFVPAPVEKPVYAVQIEPQPIPYSDSRLVTAFLEGAGLDTTSLPDIDHEQLMRKAGAALKIAFVELYEMHVGKNASAARLELEGIVGETPWIFSLAGQKNDQLMDGIIEFIGEAEPADMKLIERDFQSIINYQTALSAAVLDFIGEVQQAIDPAALSTKAKAKAIPALRKAALWDEFVASSTLFEGLQSGKPKPALMKLLRKFFPQP
- the tssL gene encoding type VI secretion system protein TssL, long form, which codes for MSDDKFWRSEPTIIKPKPGGERGRAAQAGSSDADGNETTTLQSALREGGVDTIDTSPKGLPFLVAAARPQLNLLYHLRGLHAEPDAEQLRTAVIDEMRAYERKVANANVDTQHARVAHYALCATIDDVVLSTRWGGASNWASNSIVSTFHRDVQGGERFFELLEHFHKDPGRNRDILLLLYLCLSLGFKGRLRVSARGALELSQIRDSLYRTLQSSMGDIEREVSPHWRGINARFSKARFKNLYPALLGMLVLLCAFGYVGILRLLNTESDGIMIAMAAAPPQGNPSIKVEQPAPQPVEQVDRLRDFLTFLQPEVDRGLLTTARDGNRVLVRFRNTGFFASASADVNPQFQGLIDRIGRAIADEKFSALVVGHTDNRPIRGVRFPSNYDLSRARAQSVATIIGNYVPDNQIRFEGRGESEPIDTNDTEEGQTANRRTEIIVTANPRSEKDTTTGAGNQQ